DNA from Scheffersomyces stipitis CBS 6054 chromosome 1, whole genome shotgun sequence:
TTCAGGTGGCAAGTCGGAGAAACGTTTGTTTCCATCTATTAGTAATCCTATTATCCAACACGAACAAGTCAAAGATGAAACCGATGATGCCGACGCAGTCATCGAAAGGCCCTCTACCCCTGTTACCAATGTAGCCCAGCCCTGTTCGACTGGTCTTACCACCCGTTTGCTTCCTTTTAAGAACGCCAAGGGTGAAATTGAGTGGGCTTTCACAGACGACGTGACTCCCGGAAACGAGTTGGACGTATTCAAGATGAGCCGTTTTGACGAAAAGAACGCCCCAAAACCTAAAAACAACAACGAAAATGAGaacgaagatgacaacTTGTCGCCTACGATTTCCAACTCATCAAACAACGAATCCATCCTCTCTAACAACAGTAAAAAGCTCAAGACTAAGAAGGAGGACGAAGACAACGAACACACAGGAACTCCTTTGACCAACCACTCTTCCCCTTTCTCGCctgaagacgacgatgatgccaaagaaaaagaggacttgtcttcttcatcttctgatAACTTGGCTGATTCCAACGAAGGTGAACATGACGATgtagatgatgaagacaaagTACACCAGTGCCCTCATTGCGATGCCACCTTTAAGATCAGAGGATACTTGACCAGacacttgaagaagcacGCAACAAAGAAGGCTTATAGTTGTCCTTTCCACAAGTTTAGCATCTACATCGACGAGAATAATATCACTCACAAGTGCCATCCAAACGGTGGCTTTTCTCGGAGAGACACATACAAGACTCATTTGAAGTCCAGGCATTTCAAATACCCAAAAGGCACCAAAACTAAAGACAGAGCCAATTCTCCTGGTACTTGTTCAATGTGTGGCTGCTACTTCCCAAATGCTGAGATCTGGTGTGAATTACATGTGGAAGGTGGAGAGTGTAAGTTCTTGCCAGAAGGGTTTAAAGGTAAGTCTagaatcaagaacagattgaagaaacagttGTCGAAGCTCAGAAAGTCCGATGCCGAAGCCAACGAATTGACATCGTCTATAATCAACTCACATTACTTGAACGGCACTTCCATGAATGGTAACTTGAATTCGAACATCAATGGCAGTATGAATGGTAtctccaacaataatatCCAAGATGTGCCTACTCCATACATAAATACACCCAATTCAGTACACTCTATTGGAACTCCAGCACCCATGAATAGCAATCCTCAGTATGAGTATCACAACTCGCAGTCGCCGGAATCTGTAGTATCTCACACACAGCACAACACTCCCATGTCCACGAAGTCACCTATTAGTTACTCACAAATATTGCAGGCACAAGTGGCGAACCAAAACTCGCAAGCCCGTACTTTTATGCAAAAGACTGATATGCCCACTTCTAACGACCATATGGTACCAcaatttgaacaattcaCTAGAAACTCCACACCTGTAAATGCAGTTGAAGACTATGACGATGAATACTGTTTGGATGTGGACCAGTTGAACACAGCTTCCTTGAAAAACTACAACGAAGTAGTCGACTTCCTCAAGAACCAGACCCCAtctacttttcttcaacagcagcagttcCAACAACCTGCCAATGACACGCATCCATCTGCACAGCTGGCtcatttccttcaagagTACCAAGAGTTACCTCCACAGCCTCAAGTgcaataccaacaacaataccaacCTTCTCCTATGCAGCAACAATATGCTCACACGTCGTTTAATCAGGGCATGTACCAAGCTTAAGTTAAGGTTCGTATCCTACATTCCATCCATCATGAGCGACGTTAATTATTCTATTCACCTTCTATATTTGGGTAATCTATGGGTTCATTTCAATAGCGATCATCACAGATGATATTCAGTGAAGTCTGTCTTTTTTGTATAATACTACGGTTTTAGGTATTACAAATATATTTTCAATACAGAGATTTCGTAAGTCATTGGCCAAGTAGTATTCATTAGGTTATATTTTTATCGTAAAATGTGCTCACTGTCAAATtatgattcttcttctatccAAAGATATCATCCATTGCACTCTTTGCCagctttttctttttcttctctttcttcttaggTTTCTTTGTATCACCAAAGATGTCATCCATAGACATAGAGTCAATGCTCTTATTAGACGTTGAATTTGGGGTAGAATCTCTTTCTGGCTCAGCCAGTGTGACACGAGACGAAGTAGcagaagatttcttcttcttctttaccACGGACGAGATGTTATCATTTACTTTTCGTTTCGTAGATGTAGctgtttcaagaattgTGTCCTCGAAAGTAATGGcttctccaagatcatCACCAGAATCTATGACAATATTTGTCAGATTcatttgttgaacttgtacCCTTTTATTGTCTTTGATTCCGCCAACTTGCATCAAAATTGCCCATATCTTTGTCAAATTGCCCACCAATGTCAATCCCAAGTTTATAAACTGGCCAAGGGCTATTACACCGTTGAATTCATAGTATGCCTTGGTGAACACCTTTCGCAGATCCAAGTATACGATAATATCGACTATCTGTTTTTGTTTGTGTTCCTTCTTTGCCTTGGACTTTATTCTAGCTATGTCTACAGCTAGTTTTATGATCTTTCGTACGTATCGGTGAAGTATATTCAAGTATTTCCACCATACTGTAAGTCTGTGCTGGTTTCTTCCTCTATGGTA
Protein-coding regions in this window:
- the STP2 gene encoding zf-C2H2 Zinc finger, C2H2 type (similar to CaStp2p involved in pre-tRNA splicing), producing the protein MQQAQQRASSVVRMKSPSASTTGISSFPSSLQNSHAKTTSSSKGSSSFFHFTLVAILYKLAQLGIAFILHLLVPSSSNLVLPSEPESSGGKSEKRLFPSISNPIIQHEQVKDETDDADAVIERPSTPVTNVAQPCSTGLTTRLLPFKNAKGEIEWAFTDDVTPGNELDVFKMSRFDEKNAPKPKNNNENENEDDNLSPTISNSSNNESILSNNSKKLKTKKEDEDNEHTGTPLTNHSSPFSPEDDDDAKEKEDLSSSSSDNLADSNEGEHDDVDDEDKVHQCPHCDATFKIRGYLTRHLKKHATKKAYSCPFHKFSIYIDENNITHKCHPNGGFSRRDTYKTHLKSRHFKYPKGTKTKDRANSPGTCSMCGCYFPNAEIWCELHVEGGECKFLPEGFKGKSRIKNRLKKQLSKLRKSDAEANELTSSIINSHYLNGTSMNGNLNSNINGSMNGISNNNIQDVPTPYINTPNSVHSIGTPAPMNSNPQYEYHNSQSPESVVSHTQHNTPMSTKSPISYSQILQAQVANQNSQARTFMQKTDMPTSNDHMVPQFEQFTRNSTPVNAVEDYDDEYCLDVDQLNTASLKNYNEVVDFLKNQTPSTFLQQQQFQQPANDTHPSAQSAHFLQEYQELPPQPQVQYQQQYQPSPMQQQYAHTSFNQGMYQA
- a CDS encoding predicted protein, with protein sequence MLELISPEQTTALTNEYYILHLLYHRGRNQHRLTVWWKYLNILHRYVRKIIKLAVDIARIKSKAKKEHKQKQIVDIIVYLDSRKVFTKAYYEFNGVIALGQFINLGLTLVGNLTKIWAILMQKKKKSSATSSRVTSAEPERDSTPNSTSNKSIDSMSMDDIFGDTKKPKKKEKKKKKSAKSAMDDIFG